The Microbacterium trichothecenolyticum sequence GACGGCATGGTCTCGGGGGCGGCGCACACCACCGCGCACACCATCCGCCCGGCGTTCGAGATCATCAAGACCGCCCCCGGCGTCTCGGTGGTCTCGAGCGTCTTCCTCATGGCGCTCGCCGACCGCGTACTCGTCTACGGCGACTGCGCCGTCATCCCCGATCCCACGAGCGAGCAGCTCGCCGACATCGCCGTGTCGTCGGCGGCGACCGCCGACCAGTTCGGCATCGAGCCGCGCGTGGCGATGCTGTCGTACTCGACGGGCGAATCGGGCACCGGAGCCGACGTCGAGAAGGTGCGCGCGGCCACCGCCCTCGTGCGCGAGCGCGCCCCCGAACTGCTGGTCGAGGGGCCCATCCAGTACGACGCCGCCGCCGACGCGGCCGTCGCGCGGGCGAAGATGCCGAACTCCGCCGTCGCCGGACGCGCCACGGTGTTCGTCTTCCCCGACCTCAACACCGGCAACAACACCTACAAGGCGGTCCAACGCTCCGCCGGCGCTGTCGCCATCGGCCCGGTGCTGCAGGGGTTGAACAAGCCCATCAACGACCTGTCGCGCGGCGCTCTCGTCGACGACATCGTCAACACGATCGCGATCACCGCGATCCAGGCACAGGGGAGCGACAAGTGAGCGTGGTGCTCGTCGTCAACAGCGGTTCGTCGTCGTTCAAGTACCAGCTGCTCGACATGCAGCACGAGCGGGTGCTCGCGTCGGGTCTGGTCGAGCGCATCGGCGAGACCACGGGCATCGCCGAGCACACCGTCGAGGCCGCAGCGCTCGCCGGGTTCGGCGATGCGCCCGCGGTGACGGATGCCACGTTCACGATCGAACGTGAGATCCCCGACCACACCGCCGGGTTCGCCGTCATGCTCGAAGCCTTCGCCGCGCACGGTCCCTCGCTCGAAGACCAGGCCCCCGTCGCCGTCGGCCATCGCGTCGTGCACGGCGGTGCGCGCTTCTTCGAGCCGACCGTCATCACCCCGCTGGTCGAGATCAACATCGACGAGCTGTCGGTGCTGGCGCCCTTGCACAACCCCGCGAACCTCGCCGGTATCGTCGCAGCCAAGAAGGCTTTCCCCGATGTTCCCCACGTCGCCGTCTTCGACACCGCCTTCCACCAGTCGCTCGCCCCCGAGGCTTACACGTACGCGATCGACCGAGAGCTGGCCGAGGCGCACCGCATCCGCCGCTACGGCTTTCACGGCACGAGCCACAAGTTCGTCAGCGAGGCCGCCGCCGCCTTCGTGGGCCGACCCCTGACCGAGCTCAAGCAGATCGTGTTCCACCTCGGAAACGGGGCGTCGGTCACGGCGATCGAGGGCGGACGTTCCGTCGACACCTCGATGGGGCTCACCCCGCTCGAGGGGTTGGTCATGGGCACGCGCTCGGGCGACCTCGACCCGGCCGTGCTGTTCCAGCTCGCCCGCCGCGCCGACATGTCGATCGCCGACCTCGACACCCTGCTCAACAAGCGCTCGGGTCTCAAGGGCCTCGCGGGTGTCAGCGACATGCGCGACATCGGCGAGCGACGCGACGCCGGCGACCCGGCGGCCCAGCTCGCCTTCGACGTCTACATCCACCGCCTCCGCGCCTACGCGGGTGCCTACCTCGCCCAGCTCGACGGTGTCGATGTCATCTCGTTCACCGCGGGCGTCGGTGAGAACTCGATCCGCGTGCGCGAAGAGGCTATGGCCACGCTCGGCTTCGCGGGCGTCGAGATCGACCCCGAGCGCAACGCGACGAGAGGCCGCGGGGCCCGCCGGATCTCGACCGATTCCTCGCGGGTCGAGGTGCTCGTCGTACCGACCAACGAAGAACTCGAGATCGCCCGCCAGACGCTCTCGGTCACCTCCTGATCCACCCCTCGCCACTACGCTGATCACCGCGGCGCCTGGGGCGGCCGTTCGACTTCTTTGCCGACAGGGAGCACGCCGTGACCGACACCCCCGCACTGCCCGATCTCACCGCGTACGACGGGGTGCTGTTCGACCTCGACGGAGTGCTCACCCCCACCGCCGAAGTGCACATGCGGGCGTGGAAAGAGATGTTCGACGAGCTGTTCGCGGCGTGGAAGATCGAGCCCGCGTACACCGACCGCGACTACTTCGAGTACGTCGACGGCAAGAAGCGCTATGACGGCGTGGCGAGCCTGCTGCGCAGTCGCGACGTCGAGGTGCCGTGGGGCGACCCCTCCGACGACCCCTCCGAAGACACCGTCTGCGGCGTCGGCAACCGCAAGAACGCCGTCTTCTCCCGCATTCTGCGCGCCGAGGGCATCGCGCCCTACCCGGGTTCCGTCGCCCTCCTCGACGTGCTCCAAGCCGCCGGCATCCCCATCGCGGTCGTGTCGAGCTCGAAGAACGCCGTCGAGGTGCTCGAGGCAGCCGGGCTGCGAGAACGCTTCCCCGTCGTCATGGACGGTGTCGTCGCCGAGCGCGACCACCTGGCATCCAAGCCCGCCCCCGACGTCTTCGCCGAGGGGGCCCGCATGCTCGGCGTCGATCCCGCTCGTTCGGTCGCCGTCGAAGACGCGCTGAGCGGTGTGCAGTCGGCCGTCGCCGCGGGGTACGCCGTCGTCGTCGGGGTGAACCGCGGCGCCGGAGCCGACGATCTCGCCGGCGCCGGAGCGTCGGTGGTCGTCGACGACCTCGCCGCGTTCGTAGACTGAGCCATCGCCTCCCGCGACGAGCCCCACACCGTCTCCGAGCGGCGAACCCGAGTAACACCCGCGCATCACCCGCGCGCACGGCCAGCGGCTGTTCGCGTCGACCCGACCCTGCCACCGGAAGGCACGCCCCGATGATCGATCGCGATCGTTTCCCCATCGACGAGTGGCGTCTCGTCGAGACGCAGTTCTCGCTCGACGACGTGGGGGTCACCGAGACCCTTTTCGCCGTCGGAAACGGCTACCTGGGCCTGCGCGGCAACTCCATCGAGGGTCGGTTCGCCCTCGAACAGGGCACGTTCATCAACGGCTTCCACGAAACGTTCCCCATCCGTCACGCCGAGCAGGCCTACGGCTTCGCCGAGGTCGGGCAGACGATCATCAACGCACCCGATGCCAAGGTCATGCGCGTCTACGTCGACGACGAGCCGCTGTCGCTCGACGTCGCCGACGTGCGCGAGTACGAGCGCGTGCTCGACATGCGCCAGGGCATCCTCCGCCGCCATCTCCTGTGGGTGACCCCCTCCGGCAAGCGCGTGCGCATCGAAGACGAGCGATTCGTCTCGTTCGACGAGAAGCATCTCGCGGTGCTGCGCCTGACCGTCACCGTGCTCGACGCCGACGCGCCCGTCACCGTCAGCAGCCAGCTGCTCAACCGCCAGGACGGCGAGGGCATCTACGGCGGCTCGCCGATGGCATCCAAGCAGTCCGGTTTCGACCCGCGTAAGACCGAGAAGCTCAGCGACCGCGTGCTGCAGCCGCGGGAGTACTGGCAGGACGGCAACCGGTCGGCGCTGAGCTACGAGGTGACCGACTCGAACATGACCCTCGGTGTCATCGCCGACCACCTCGTCGACACCGCGAACGAGTACACCTCGCGTCAGCTCGTCGAGCCCGACATCGCCAAGAACGTCTTCCGCGTGCACGCGCGGGCGGGCGTGCCCACCACGATCACCAAGCTCGTCAGCTATCACACGTCGCGGGGCGTGCCCACGGGCGAGTTGCTCGACCGCTGCCGCCGCACGCTCGACCGCGCGGTCGAGGCGGGCATCGACGGGCTCTTCGCGCAGCAGATCGCCTGGTACGCGGACTTCTGGGACCGCTCCGACGTGCGCATCGGCGGACAGGGCGAGCTGCAGCAGGCCACCCGCTGGTGCCTGTTCCAGCTCGCGCAGGCCGCGGCGCGCGCCGACGGGCAGGGCGTGCCCGCCAAGGGCGTCACCGGATCGGGCTACAGCGGCCACTACTTCTGGGACACCGAGGTCTACGTGCTGCCGTTCCTGGCGTACACGTCGCCGCTGTGGGCGCGAAACGCCCTGCGCATGCGCTACCTGATGCTGCCGGCGGCGCGCAAACGCGCGCACCAGCTCAACGAGGCCGGTGCCCTGTTCCCCTGGCGCACGATCAACGGCGAGGAAGCCTCGGCCTACTACGCCGCCGGTACCGCGCAGTACCACATCAACGCCGACGTCGCCTTCGCCCTGGCGAAGTACGTGCGGGCGACGGGTGACGAGGAGTTCCTCGCCCGCGAGGGCGTCGACATCGCCGTCGACACGGCGCGTCTGTGGTCGACGCTGGGGTTCTGGCGTTCCAGCGACGCCGCCGATCACGGCGAGCACGACTCGTTCCACATCCACGGCGTGACCGGGCCCGACGAGTACACCACCGTCGTCAACGACAACCTGTTCACCAACGTCATGGCACGCTTCAACCTCCGCTTCGCGGCGCGCACCGTGCGCGAGCTCGCCGAGAACGATCCCGACGCGTACGCCGCCATGGCCGACCGCATGAACCTCGACCCCTCGGAGCCCGAGCGCTGGGACAAGGCGGCCGAGGCGATGCACATCCCCTTCAGCGAGGCCCTCGGCATCCATCCCCAAGACGCCGTGTTCCTCGAGCGCGAGATCTGGGACCTCGAGAACACCCCGCCCGATCAGCGCCCCCTGCTGCTGCACTTTCACCCGCTGGTGATCTACCGGTACCAGGTGCTCAAGCAGGCCGACGTGGTGCTCGCGCTGTTCCTGCAGGGCAACCACTTCACGGATGCCGAGAAGCTCGCCGACTTCGAGTACTACGACCCGCTGACCACGGGCGACTCCACCCTCTCCGCGGTCGTGCAGTCGATCCTCGCCGCCGAAGTGGGCTACCAGGACCTCGCGCTGGAGTACTTCCGTCAGGCCGCGTTCGTCGACCTCGGCGACCTGCACCACAACGCCGCCGACGGCGTGCATGTGGCCTCGGCCGGTGGGGTGTGGACGGCGCTGGTCAGCGGCTTCGGCGGCATGCGCGACCACTTCGGGCAGTTGACCTTCGACCCGCGCCTGCCGGCGGACTGGCCCGAGCTGTCATACGTGCTGCACTGGCACGGCACGCGCCTGGACGTCACGCTCACCGAGACGTCGCTGACGCTGCGCGCCGGCGCACAGGGCTCGCCCGTCGCCTTCGCCGTGCGCGGTGTGGACTACACGGTCGCTCCCGGCGAGACCGTGCGCGTGGCGCTGCACGGCCAGGGGCCGGTGCGGCCGGGCCGGCCCTCGATCCGCCAGCTCGAGGGATCCGTCCGCGAAGACGGCACCCTGCTGTCGGCGTCGGTGCCCATCGTGACGGCGGCCATCCCGATCGTGAGCGACGACGACGAGCCGGTGGCCGTCGGTCTCGACGTCTGATCTCCCCTCCGAACGCGGCGGCCCCTCGGGTCGCCGCGTTCGGCGTTTCCGGGGCCGGGCGGCCCGGTGGTGCGGTGGGTGCCGGGTGGGCCGGGGTGGTGTGGGCCGGGGTGGTGCGGTGGGTGCAGGGGATCGTGTGGGGACAGGGCGGATGCCGAGGGGTGGGCCTGTTCTGGGTGGATGCCCTGTTCTCGTGGGGCGGGGACAGGGGCCGCGCGTGGGGGCGGCGGCGTGTGGGGCGGAGCAGGAGGGAACCGCGGAGGCGATGTCGGAGGTACGCCGTAGGCTGTTGTGGTGACGACAGCCCTGTACCGCCGATACCGCCCGCAGGCGTTTGGCGAGATGATCGGGCAGTCTCAGGTGACCGAGCCCCTGATGACCGCCCTGCGTAGCGACCGGGTCGGTCACGCGTACCTGTTCTCGGGGCCGCGCGGGTGTGGCAAGACCACCTCGGCCCGCATCCTCGCCCGGTGCCTCAACTGCGCCGCCGGCCCCACCGACACGC is a genomic window containing:
- a CDS encoding HAD family hydrolase; protein product: MTDTPALPDLTAYDGVLFDLDGVLTPTAEVHMRAWKEMFDELFAAWKIEPAYTDRDYFEYVDGKKRYDGVASLLRSRDVEVPWGDPSDDPSEDTVCGVGNRKNAVFSRILRAEGIAPYPGSVALLDVLQAAGIPIAVVSSSKNAVEVLEAAGLRERFPVVMDGVVAERDHLASKPAPDVFAEGARMLGVDPARSVAVEDALSGVQSAVAAGYAVVVGVNRGAGADDLAGAGASVVVDDLAAFVD
- a CDS encoding glycoside hydrolase family 65 protein, encoding MIDRDRFPIDEWRLVETQFSLDDVGVTETLFAVGNGYLGLRGNSIEGRFALEQGTFINGFHETFPIRHAEQAYGFAEVGQTIINAPDAKVMRVYVDDEPLSLDVADVREYERVLDMRQGILRRHLLWVTPSGKRVRIEDERFVSFDEKHLAVLRLTVTVLDADAPVTVSSQLLNRQDGEGIYGGSPMASKQSGFDPRKTEKLSDRVLQPREYWQDGNRSALSYEVTDSNMTLGVIADHLVDTANEYTSRQLVEPDIAKNVFRVHARAGVPTTITKLVSYHTSRGVPTGELLDRCRRTLDRAVEAGIDGLFAQQIAWYADFWDRSDVRIGGQGELQQATRWCLFQLAQAAARADGQGVPAKGVTGSGYSGHYFWDTEVYVLPFLAYTSPLWARNALRMRYLMLPAARKRAHQLNEAGALFPWRTINGEEASAYYAAGTAQYHINADVAFALAKYVRATGDEEFLAREGVDIAVDTARLWSTLGFWRSSDAADHGEHDSFHIHGVTGPDEYTTVVNDNLFTNVMARFNLRFAARTVRELAENDPDAYAAMADRMNLDPSEPERWDKAAEAMHIPFSEALGIHPQDAVFLEREIWDLENTPPDQRPLLLHFHPLVIYRYQVLKQADVVLALFLQGNHFTDAEKLADFEYYDPLTTGDSTLSAVVQSILAAEVGYQDLALEYFRQAAFVDLGDLHHNAADGVHVASAGGVWTALVSGFGGMRDHFGQLTFDPRLPADWPELSYVLHWHGTRLDVTLTETSLTLRAGAQGSPVAFAVRGVDYTVAPGETVRVALHGQGPVRPGRPSIRQLEGSVREDGTLLSASVPIVTAAIPIVSDDDEPVAVGLDV
- a CDS encoding acetate/propionate family kinase — protein: MSVVLVVNSGSSSFKYQLLDMQHERVLASGLVERIGETTGIAEHTVEAAALAGFGDAPAVTDATFTIEREIPDHTAGFAVMLEAFAAHGPSLEDQAPVAVGHRVVHGGARFFEPTVITPLVEINIDELSVLAPLHNPANLAGIVAAKKAFPDVPHVAVFDTAFHQSLAPEAYTYAIDRELAEAHRIRRYGFHGTSHKFVSEAAAAFVGRPLTELKQIVFHLGNGASVTAIEGGRSVDTSMGLTPLEGLVMGTRSGDLDPAVLFQLARRADMSIADLDTLLNKRSGLKGLAGVSDMRDIGERRDAGDPAAQLAFDVYIHRLRAYAGAYLAQLDGVDVISFTAGVGENSIRVREEAMATLGFAGVEIDPERNATRGRGARRISTDSSRVEVLVVPTNEELEIARQTLSVTS